Below is a genomic region from Vibrio cortegadensis.
CAATACTTGATTGATCTCACTTTCAGGATCGTTCAAGTCACCAAATGTCAGCGCCTTCGTCGGGCAAGACTCGACACATGCAGGTAATTTACCTTGAGCAAGATTTGTGTCACGACAGAAGTTACATTTATCTGCTGATTTGTTTTCAGGATGGAAGAAACGAACTTGGTAAGGACAAGCCGCTAAACAGTAGCCACAGCCGACACACTTATCGTGGTGCACATCGACGATGCCTGTTTTCTCATCTTTATAGGCTGCGCCTGTAGGGCAAACCATAACACAAGGAGCATTTTCACAATGTTGACAAGATTGGCGAGTAAAACGGTATTCAACATCAGGGAATTCGCCTTGAGGTTCACTGCGAATGATCTCTAATCGTGATACACCTTCAGGAACATTATTTACTTCACGACAAGCATCTGAACATGCCGTACAACCGATACAAGCAGTTTCATCGTGGATCATACCATAGCGTTTATTGCCATCTTCTTGAACGCTTGCCAATGTTTTACGGCTAGTAACAACAGCGGTACCCGCAACACCAGTAGTAACAATAACGGCACCAGCGCCTGCTAAGAAATTACGTCTAGAACAACTCATAACATCACTCCTCTTCTTTTAACTGGTTGAAGTCTGAGTGGCAATCCACGCATAGCTTAATTTTTTCTTTCTTGTCGAATGCCAATACTTTCGCTTTCTTAGCGTGAACATCGTGGCAATTAGAACAAGTTAAGTTTTTCGCGTGAACATCGTGTGTCCAACTGGACTCACGTAAATATTCTGGCTTATGACAATCGGTACATTGACTGTTCGCTTTTAAAATAGCGTCAGGTTCAAGGAATACCTTTTCAGAGCCAGGTTGCGATTGAGCGTTGGAGTACTTAATAACCTTCGGAGCACCTTCACGGTGATCAGGACTAATATTGCTATGACATTCCGTACAATTTACTTCGCGTCCAAGAATTTTATGCGCATCTTCGCCATGAGAACCAAAAAGAGTTTCTTTTGAATCTTTATGACATTGCACACATTTATAATCTTTATCACGAATGAGGCTGACTTCATGTCGTGTCGAGGCATCTTCAACCTGAACAGATGAAGAGTCGGCAACGGCATGGATGGAATAACCATAGAGACAGAATGCTAGAAGAGACTTCAACATTATGGCTATGGTCAATTTTATATTGCCCATTATATCCTTTCCTTATACCAGCGAAATTAAGCTCTCTACTTAATTATTCCGGTCAAATAAAATGTACCTTTAGAATGGTATATCGCCAAATCTAAATGATATCAATTCTTATTTTGGATAAGCCACAACGCTATAAGTAAATATAATAACTCTATAGTAGTAGAATATATATATACACCTCTCAAATTAGTGACCTATTTCACCTTATTAATATAATGGTCATATCTCTAACTATATGAACTATTTGAAGAAACAAGCTTAATAACTACCCCTTTAGGGTTATACGGAACCAGGTGTGACATGGATCACTATTGATATTTGATCTAAGACAATTCTAGATATAATTGCTAATAAATGTTTCAAGATATGTACTATTATTTCAACAACTCTCCAGTTCTTGTTTGGAATATAGCCAGTTCACAACGCTTGTTATAAAAAATCTAGAATACGGAGATATTATTTTGAAAAAGCACTGGATACGTAATTCGGCTGCAACCTTACTGATGGTAACCACCTCTTTAGTTGGTTTCGCCAGTTTTGCAGCATCAGAAGAAAAAGAAATTGGTGACCCACGAAATACCCAATTTGAACAAAAGCACCCAGACCAATACCAAACTTGGAAGCAAACATCTGAAAGTGAAGTGCTGGAAGATGCCCTAAAAAGCGATCCAAATATGGTTATCATGTGGGCTGGATATGGTTTTGCAAAAGATTACAACAAAGCTCGTGGTCACTTTTACGCGATTGATGATGTACGTCAAACCCTAAGAACGGGTGGACCAACAGATGAAAAGACTGGTCCTATGCCGATGGCCTGCTGGAGCTGTAAAAGCCCTGATGTAGCTCGTTCAATTGAAGATCGTGGTGAAGATGGCTATTTTGAAGGTAAATGGGCTCGTCTAGGTAACGAAATCGTTAATCCTATCGGTTGTTCAGATTGCCACGATACGAAAAGTGAAGAGTTCAAGAATGGCGAGCCAGCATTAAAAATCACTCGTCCCTATGTTGAACGTGCTTTTGACACTATCGGCAAAAACTTTGATCACCAGTCTCGCTTAGATCAACAATCTTCAGTTTGTTCTCAATGTCACGTTGAATACTACTTTACTGGCCCAACGAAAGGTGTGAAATTCCCTTGGGACAAAGGTACTAAAGTTGAGCAAATGGAAGAGTACTACGACGGTATTGGCTTCAAAGACTGGACGCACAAAGTATCTAAAGCTCCAATGCTAAAAGCACAACACCCAGGCTTTGAAACATGGCGCGAAGGCATACACGGCAAAAATAAAGTTGCTTGTGTTGACTGTCATATGCCGAAAGTAACCAAAGAAGATGGCACAGTCTTTACTGATCATAAAGTGGGTAACCCATTCGATCGTTTTGATGACACGTGTGCACAATGTCATACTCAAAGCAAAGAACAAATGCAAAGTATTGTTGCGACTCGTAAAACTCAAGTGACAAACATGAAGCTAACCGCTGAAAAACAAATTGTGGCAGCACACTTTGAAGCGGGCGCAGCATGGGATGCTGGTGCAACAGAAGCAGAAATGAAGCCTATCCTACAAGATATTCGTCATGCACAATGGCGCTGGGACTATGCTATCGCTTCTCACGGTGTTCATATGCACGCTCCTGAAGTTGCACTTGAAGTACTAGGTACAGCAGTTGACCGTGCCGCTGATGCGCGTACTAAGCTAATTCGCTTACTTGCGAAGAAAGGTATTACTGAACCTGTTCAAATCCCTGATATCTCTACCAAAGCAAAAGCTCAAAAAGCGCTTGGTATGAATATGGATAAGATGAATGCTGATAAGAAGAAGTTCTTAGAAACCATCGTTCCACAGTGGGAAGAGCAAGCTGAAAAACGTGAAGCG
It encodes:
- the nrfC gene encoding cytochrome c nitrite reductase Fe-S protein, whose translation is MSCSRRNFLAGAGAVIVTTGVAGTAVVTSRKTLASVQEDGNKRYGMIHDETACIGCTACSDACREVNNVPEGVSRLEIIRSEPQGEFPDVEYRFTRQSCQHCENAPCVMVCPTGAAYKDEKTGIVDVHHDKCVGCGYCLAACPYQVRFFHPENKSADKCNFCRDTNLAQGKLPACVESCPTKALTFGDLNDPESEINQVLKNEVVYRDKVHLGTKPKLFKVPHQKGEISS
- the nrfB gene encoding cytochrome c nitrite reductase pentaheme subunit; the protein is MGNIKLTIAIMLKSLLAFCLYGYSIHAVADSSSVQVEDASTRHEVSLIRDKDYKCVQCHKDSKETLFGSHGEDAHKILGREVNCTECHSNISPDHREGAPKVIKYSNAQSQPGSEKVFLEPDAILKANSQCTDCHKPEYLRESSWTHDVHAKNLTCSNCHDVHAKKAKVLAFDKKEKIKLCVDCHSDFNQLKEEE
- the nrfA gene encoding ammonia-forming nitrite reductase cytochrome c552 subunit; its protein translation is MKKHWIRNSAATLLMVTTSLVGFASFAASEEKEIGDPRNTQFEQKHPDQYQTWKQTSESEVLEDALKSDPNMVIMWAGYGFAKDYNKARGHFYAIDDVRQTLRTGGPTDEKTGPMPMACWSCKSPDVARSIEDRGEDGYFEGKWARLGNEIVNPIGCSDCHDTKSEEFKNGEPALKITRPYVERAFDTIGKNFDHQSRLDQQSSVCSQCHVEYYFTGPTKGVKFPWDKGTKVEQMEEYYDGIGFKDWTHKVSKAPMLKAQHPGFETWREGIHGKNKVACVDCHMPKVTKEDGTVFTDHKVGNPFDRFDDTCAQCHTQSKEQMQSIVATRKTQVTNMKLTAEKQIVAAHFEAGAAWDAGATEAEMKPILQDIRHAQWRWDYAIASHGVHMHAPEVALEVLGTAVDRAADARTKLIRLLAKKGITEPVQIPDISTKAKAQKALGMNMDKMNADKKKFLETIVPQWEEQAEKREAGYDYK